The genome window CGGCGCCGGCCCCGGCTGCAAAAAGGAACGCCCAGGAGGAATCCCAGTACTGTCCCTTCAGATGGCGATAAGAAATGTCTACAGAGGACAGATAAGCGGCGCCCAGATCCAGCCGGAGGTAGACGTCCCACGGGGCTGCGCCCTGGAGCAGGTGGAACTTGCCGCCGGCGTAGACTGGAACGATTTCGAGATCTTCGAAGGAGATGCCCTGGTAGGTGTCACCGCCGAAGACCTCGTAGCCGATCCCGGCCACGCCGCTGAACCACCGGCAGAACCGCCATGCGAATTCCCCGCCGCCGCCGATTCCTGTGTCGAAGGCGTCATCGTAA of Desulfatiglans anilini DSM 4660 contains these proteins:
- a CDS encoding outer membrane beta-barrel protein, with the translated sequence MIKNSLIYRLTLLLSVLVLLPAAAQAQESKASVRLWGELAPLVSGEAGSGNGAPDYDDAFDTGIGGGGEFAWRFCRWFSGVAGIGYEVFGGDTYQGISFEDLEIVPVYAGGKFHLLQGAAPWDVYLRLDLGAAYLSSVDISYRHLKGQYWDSSWAFLFAAGAGAEYRWGPWGLSLDVKARYLDSPEAKLGRPSEADGFWTLPITVGLNYHF